The following nucleotide sequence is from Gammaproteobacteria bacterium.
ATCATCGGTGAATTGTGAGGCTGTCGGGAGGGGGCGTCCATTCCATCACATCTCCTCGCCCGGCAGCGTCGGCTCGCACTCGAAGGAGTCGAGGATGTACCGGAGCTGCAGCATGTACTCGTACTTGTCCCTGCCCGGAGCATAGAGCCAGGAATCGATAAGGTACAGTCGATCCTGAGCGGGACACGCCTTCCGGCGCGTCAGGAACGGACCCGCCGCCGGCCACGCGCCCGGGGCGCTCTCCCAGATGCCGTGGATCTCGTACGCCGCGTCATCGACGGCCAGGCCCGGCTCGACGTCCTCCGTCACCAGTTGCTCGTCCGCGTAGTATTCGCGCGACAGCGACAGTCGCCAATCGAGCATGTCGCCATCCGTCGGCGTCTCGGCGATCGGCGAACGCCACGTGACCGCGACTTCGCGAATGAGTTCCGACGGATCGGGATTGTCGTTGCGAAAGATGAAGATCGAATCCTCGCGGCTCCATCGATAGATGACCGGCAGCTCCAGCGCAAAGCCGCCCGTGGTCCGCAGCGTGTCCGCGAGCAGCGAGTCGAGCCCGGAGACGAACATGCGTGCGTGGACATAGTCGCGGTACTGCCCGTCAAAGAGCGCGAGCAGATCGTCCACATGCGCCTCCGTCTCGTCCGGTCCGCCGCCCGGCGACAGCAGGAGCACCGTCACCAACTGTCCGATCGCCCACACGTCGTACAACTGGAAGATCTCCGGCGGGTTCGGCGATTCGGGGCCCGGTCCGGCCTCCAGGGCCTCCGCGATCCAGGGATCCTCTGCGCTTCCGATCAGCAGCACCTGCCTGAACTCCCGCAGCAGTCCCCAGTCGGATGCGAGGGGGTCCTGGTGCGTGATCCTGAAGGTGCGCTCGTCGCGAACGGTGAAGATGGTGGGCTGAAGACCGTCGGTGATCGCATCGCCCGACGCCTCCCAGAGTTCGGCCGACGCGCCGACGATGATGCTGTTGACCTCACCCCACGCGACGGTTTTGTCGCATCCCGGCAGGGCAAAAGCGCACAGGCTGAGGACGACCAACCGGTATCGCCGCATCGCTACATCCTCGCGCCCGTCCGGGTCATCGTCGCATCTCGGCGTCCCGACCGCTTCATCGCCGCATCTCGGCGCCCGACCGCCTCATCGCTACATCGCCGCGACCGGCACCTCGGCCTCGCATGCGAAGGAGTCGAGGATGTACTCGAGCTGCAGCATGTACTCGTACTTGTCCTTGCCGGGCGCGTAGAGCCACGAGTCGAGCAGGTACACGCGGTCCTGGCCGGGACACGCCTTCGTCCGCGTCAGGAACGGTCCCGCGGCGGGCCAGGCGCCCGGGGGGCTCTCCCAGATGCCTCGAAGCTCGTAGGCATCGTCGCTCAGGTCGCGCCCCGGCGCGAGTTCCTCCGTCACCACCTGCTCGTCCGTGTAGTATGCCCGCGTCAACGACAGGCGCCAGTCCAGAATGGCCGAGTCCGCCAGCGGGCCGGCGACCGGCGTGCGCCACGTCACCGCGATTTCCCGAATGAGTTCGGCGGGATCGGGATTGTCGTTTCGGAATATGAAGACCGAATCCTGATAGTCCCATCGATAGACGCGGGGCAGATCGAGTGCGAAGCCTCCCACGGCACGCAGCGTGTCCGCCAGCAGGGAGTCGCGACCCGATACGAACATGCGCGTGCGCGCATAGGTGCGGTACTGCCCGTCGAAGAGCGCGAGCAGCTCGCCCACGTGCGCCTCCACCTCGGCCGCCCCGCCGCCGGGCGGAAGCAGGAGGGCGGTCACCAACTGGCCCCGCGCCCAGACGTCGATCAACTGGATGACGCCGGGCACGCCGAACCGCTCCGTATTCGTGACGTCGCTCTCCTCCATCGCCTCGGCGATCCACGGGTCCTCCAGCGTCCCGATCAGCAGCACCTGCTTGAACTCGCGCAGGATCTCCCAGTCGGCCGCCAGGGGGTCCTGGTAGGTGATCTTGAAGGTGCGCTCGTCGCGCACCGTGAAGATGGTGGGCTCGAGCCCGGTCGTGACCGTCTCTCCCACCTCGTCCCAGAGTTCCATGGATGTGCCCACGATGATGCTGTTCACATCGCCGTACGCGCCGGTTTTGTCGCAGCCCGCGAGGGCGAGAACGCACGCGCCCAGCATCGCCAGGCCAGATAGACGCATCATGCCAGCTCACTCCGGATCATGTGGGGGTCTCCTCGCTACGATCGGGACGCTGCAAATTCTACGCCGCGGCGGCAAGGGCGGGCAAACCGTCGTCGTCGTCCGCCTGCGAATGACGGACTCCCCGTTAATCGCATTTGTCGTATCGACCGCGCGACGTGGAGTGCGTAGGTTTCTGCTCGCATGAGTGAAACCTCGCCTCGATCAAGAACCTCCCTGGTCGCCCTGCTCCTCGGGGCGGCCCTCTGGGTCGTTTCGTGCGAGAGCCCGCTGGCGCCCGAACTGTGCGGGCCCCTCCCCGATCAGACGATCACGGTGGGTGGCACGGTCGATGTCGCCCTGTGCTTCCGCGACCCCAACGGAGATGCGCTCGATTTCGACGCGTTCATTTCCGATCCCGACATAGCCACCGTCCAGCTCCGGGGCAGCACGCTCACGATCACCGCGGTCTCTCCCGGCACTGCGGTCGTGACCGTGGTCGCGTCCGATCCGACTGGCCTGGAGGCGCGGCAGACCTTCCAGGTCATCGTCCCGGACCGGCCCCCGACGGCGGTGGGAACGATCGACGACCGGGAGCTGATGGTGGGCGACTCGGCGGTAATCGACGTCCGCGGACACTTCGCCGAGCCTGACGGCCAGCCGCTCCGGTACTCGGCCGCGGCATCCGACCCCAACCGTGTCGCGGTCTCGGTGGACGGCACGGCCGTAACGGTGGTGGCGGTGGCGAAGGGCACGGTGGTGGTGACGGTCACCGCGACAGACGCCGGCGGCCTGACGGCGACCCAGACCTTCGAGGTGACGGTGCCCAACCGGCCGCCGGTCGCGGTCGACTCGATCGCGGCCCGCGAAGTCATGGTCGATCATGCGCACACCCTGGACGTGTCACCCTTCTTCGCCGACCCGGACGACGACCCGCTGACCTACGCGGCGGCCGTGTCGGACGAGGCGGTGGTGGAAGCCACCGTGGACGCCAGCACGCTCACGCTGACGGGACTCGCCAAGGGCGAGGCGACGGTGACCGTCACGGCCACCGACGACGAAGGCCTCACGGCCGAGCAGAGCTTCACGGTCACCGTCCCCAACCGGCCGCCGGCCGCGACCGACACCATCCCGTCGCGGATGATCTACAAGACCGAAGCGGACACGCTCGATCTGGCGACCTACTTCGCCGACCCGGACGGCGACCCGCTGGCCTGGGCCGCCGAGACATCGCACACCGGCGTGGTCGCGCTGACCCTCGCCGCCGCCGGCACGCTGGCCATCACGCCCCTGGCCTCCGGCGAGACCCTGGTCACCGTGACCGCGACCGACCCGGACGGCCTGACGGCCTCCCAGAGCTTCACGGTCACCGTCCCCAACCGGCCGCCAGTCGCGACCGACACCATCCCGTCGCGGACGATCTACAAGAGCGAGGCCGACACGGTCGACCTGACGGACCATTTCACCGACCCCGACGGCGACCCGCTGACCTGGGCGGCCGCCGTGTCCAACGGGGACGTAGTCGCGCTCGAGGTTTCCTCCAGCGACGGCACACTGATCCTGACGCCCCTTTCCCAGGGCGAGGCCGTGGTTACCGTAACGGCGACCGACCCCGACGGCCTGTCGGCCTCCCAGAGCTTCACGGTCACCGTCCCCAACCGGCCGCCGGCCGCAACCGACCCCATTCCCGCGCAGACCCTCTACAAGCGCGAGACGGCGGCGCTCGACCTCGTCCGCCACTTCAACGACCCCGACGGCGACGCGCTGCAGGTCGAGATCGCGTCGAGCAACAGCCTGGTGGCCACGGCGACCGCCAGCGGCACCACGCTCACCGTGCGGGCCGGGGTCACGGGCGAAGCCACCCTGACCGTGACCGTCATCGACCCCGGCGGCCTGTCGGCCCGCCAGAGCTTCACGGTAACCGTGCTCAACCGCGCGCCGACGGCGACCACCCCGATCCCCGCGCAGACGCTCGCCCGCGGACCGTCCCGGAGGCTGGACATGGGGGCCCACTTCGACGACCCCGACGGCGACGCGCTCCACTACGCCGCATCGTCGTCCGACCCCTGGGTCGTGCGGGTCCGCATCGACGGGAGCGACCTCGTCCTCACCGCATGGTCGGCCGGCACGGCCACGCTCACCATCACCGCCACCGACCCCGACGGCCTCTCGGCCACTCAGTCCGCCGAGGTGACGGTCCCCGCGCCACCGCCGGAACCGGACCCCGGATTCGAGATCCAACTCGGCTTCGGATCCGGCGTGAGCGCCGACGTGCGTTCGGCGATGCGTTCCGCCGCGGCGACCTGGGAGGCGATCCTCAGGGACAACGATTTTCCGGACGCCGCGGTCAACGACACCTTCTCCTGCAGAATCGACGAGACGGAATTCGAGGTGGAGCTCGGATACGTGGACGATCTGGTGATCGCCGTTGGCGCGGCAACCGGGGAAGCGGGCGGCGTGGTGGCCCAGGCAAGCCTGTGCGCGATACGCGTTGCCGACGAGACCCCGGCGTTGGGCGTGATCCTGTTCGACAACACCGACGCGGGCCGGCTGGCTCAGGCGGGCAATCTGGTTGAGGTGGCAATGCACGAGATCGCCCATGTCCTGGGGATAGGCGTGGGTCCGAAATGGCACTCCCTGCTTGCGAATCCATCGGATGCGCTTCCCGACGCCGACACCCATTTCCCCGGATCCCGGGCCGTTACGGCGTTCAACGCCGCCGGTGGCGCCGGCTACACCGGTGGCAAGGTGCCGGTCCAGAACGGGGGCGACGACGCGCACTGGCGGGAATCGGTCATGGGCTCGGAGAACATGACGCCGGCCCTGACGGTGGGAGAGGCGAATCCAGTGAGCGCGATCACCATCCGGGCGCTGGCGGACCTGGGCTACCACGTCAACGCCCGTCTCGCCCAGCCGTACAGCGTATCCCCGGCCGCCGCCGCTGCGGTCGCTGAAGACGCCCCGGCCATCGATCTCCGCAACGATGTCTACCGGGGACCGATCGCCGAGATCGACGGCGAAGGCAACATCATCCGCACCAGGAGACCCACATGATCTCCGACTCCACCCGCTTCCAGAACCGTTTCCTGCTCGTGCTGGCGCTCGGGATCTCGCTCCTCTTCCTTCTGATGATCCGGCAGTTCCTGGTCGCCATCCTGCTGGCCGCCGTCTTCAGCGCCATGACCCGGCCGCTCTACCTGCGGCTGGCCGCGGGCATGAGGGGGCGCGAGCGGGCCGCCGCGGTCACCACCCTCCTGCTCGTGCTGGTCATCCTGGTGGCGCCCGCCATCGCCTTCCTGGGGCTGGTCGTCTCGCAGGCCGTGGACGTCTCGCAGGCGGCGGCCACCTGGGTGCGCGGGAACATGGACCTGGTCGAGTCCATCGAGGCCCGCCTGCTCGAGATTCCCCTCGTGGGCGACTTCCTGCCCGACCGCGAGCGCATTGTCAGCCTCGCGGGCCAGTTGGCGCAGAGCGCGGGCGGCGTGCTGGTCGACAGCCTGACCGCCGCCACCCTGGGCACCACCAACTTCCTTTTCCAGCTCTTCATCATGCTGTACGCGATGTACTTCTTCCTCACCAGCGGCCCGGCCATCCTCGATCGCATCCTTCACCTCATTCCCCTTCCGTCGGCGGACGAGCAGAGGCTCCTCGACCGCTTCGTCTCGGTCACGCGCGCCACGATCAAGGGGTCGCTCGTGATCGGGGTCCTGCAGGGCGGCCTCGCCGGCCTCAGCTTCGCCGTGTTCGGCGTCCCCGGAGCCGCCTTCTGGGCCACGGTCATGGCGGTCCTGTCCATCGTGCCCGCGCTCGGGACGGCGCTTGTGTGGGTCCCGGCGGTCGTCTGGCTGCTCGCCACCGGCCAGATCGCGGCGGGCATCTCGATCGGCCTCTGGTGCGGGCTCGTGGTGGGCACCGTCGACAACTTCCTCCGCCCGCGCCTGGTCGGCCGCGACGCCAGGCTCCCCGACCTGCTGATCCTGCTCAGCACCTTCGGCGGAATCGTGTTCTTCGGGGCGGTCGGCTTCATCCTCGGGCCCATTGTAGCCGCGCTCTTCGTGACCGTCTGGGAGATCTTCGCGGAGGCCTACCGCGACGTGCTGCCGGAGGTTCGCCCGCGGGATGAGAAGGTCGCCGAAACGCCTCCGCCGGACCTTCCTCCGGAGGACGATTCCGTGCATATTTGACCAGCATGACACAAGCGAATCGCTCCGGGCTCAGCGGCCCGATCCCGCGCCGCGCCAGACCTCTGGCCGCCGTCTCCGTATCCCTTCTCGCGCTGTCCCTTTCTGCCGCCTGCGCGCCCGGCGCCGGGAGCAGTCCGGACGCCGAATTCCAGGGCGAGCCCCTCCCCATCGTCATCGAGCGCCCCGATTTCACGCTCACCGACACCGAGGGCCGTCCCTACTCGTTTCTGGAGGAGACGCGCGGCCGCGTGGCACTGCTCTTCTTCGGCTACACCTGGTGCCCCGACGTCTGCCCCATCCACATGGCCAATATCGGCCAGGCAATGAAGAGCATCCCCACCGAAGACCGGCACCGCGTGGAGGTGGTTTTCGTGTCGACCGATCCCGCCCGCGACACCCCCGAGCGCATCCGCGAGTGGCTCGACGTCTTCGACCGCTCGTTCGTCGGGCTGCGCGGCACCCTCGAGGAAGTAAACCGCATCCAGAACCAGGTCCTCCTTCCCGCGTCACTGCTCGACGAGCCCGACGAGGACGGCAATTACCTGGTCGGGCACGCAGCTTCGGTGCTGGCCTTCTCCGCGGATGGGCCGGCGCGGCTGCGCTATCCCTTCGGGACGCGCCAGGCGGCGTGGGCCCACGACCTCCCCAGGCTCATGGAACAGTCGGGCTCCGGCCCATAGCTACATGAACCCGTCCCTTCGCCGGTGCCTCGTGGTCCTTCTCGCCGCCGCGGCCTGCGACACCCCCGAGCCCCGGTGGGTTTCCACCAGCGGGGACGGAGTCCTGGAGGTCTCAGAGGCGTTCGCCAGCGAGTCGGTCACCGGCGAGACGTCGGCGGTCTACTTCGCCCTCCGCAACCGCGGGCCGCTGGATGATACCCTGGAGGCCATCGTGGTCGAAGGGGCCGGGTCGGCCCGGATCCACGAGTCCGGGGAGCGGGACGGCATCCGCGTCATGGCCCCGCTCTCCGCGCTGCCGCTCCCGGCGCGCCAGGTCACCCGCCTCGTGCCAGGGGGCACGCACGTCATGCTGCTCGACCTCGCCCGGCGCCCGGTGGCCGGCGATTCGCTCAGAGGCATACTGCGCTTCCGCAGCGGGCGGGAGATCTCGTTGCGCGCGGAGGTGCACGGACTGACGGAACTCGAGGATATCGTCGACGAAAGCACCCGGCGCACCGCAGGTTAGATCGGGGCTCCGGGCTCGGCTCTCTCCGAATCCAGTCCGGCTCATCCCCCGTATTCCTTGGACATGACTCCGGGTAGCGTTACCCTGTCCCGTGCTGATAACGTTTCCGTGCCGCAGATGTCGATGCGACACATGCACTGGAGGAGCACCATGACCCGAGTGAGTCCCTGGGTTAAATACGCGGCGTTTTGCCTGGCCGCCGCGCTGGGACCTGCCGTGGCTGCCGGCCAGGAGCTGCCTTCCGAAGTCCGCATAGACCTCTACATGGTGCGAGCGGAGCGCCACATCCAGAATCAGGACTGGCCGGCCGCCCTGGAAGCCCTGGACGTCGTCGTGCTGCTGCAGGCCGACGCAGGCATGGAGACCCCGGCGGAGCTCTGGTTCACGCACGCAAGGGCGGCTCTGGGAGCCGGATTCCCCGATGCGGCCATCACATCCGCGACCCGCTACCTGCAAGAGGTGGGTCGGGGGGGTGAAAACTACGATTCGGCGCTGGTGCTTCTGGACGAGGCGATGAACCGCGCCCAGGGCGATCCCGCCCCTGTGGTGCCGAGGGCGCAGCAACCGGTTCCCGCGCCCGCTCCGGCACCCCCTGCCGCTCCGCCGCCAGCCGCCACTCCGCCGCCAGCCGCAACTCCGCCGCCAGCCGCAACTCCTCCACCCGCCGCAACTCCGCCGCCAGCCGCCGCTCCGGCCCCCCCCGCTGCTCCTGCGCCCGCCGTTCAGCCTGCCGGGGCCACGGGCGGGCTTACCGTGCTCTTCCCCCTGATCGCGATGAACGCATCGACCATGGCCTTCACGAGCAGCGGCCCGGCGAGCATCGGTGCGTCGCAGATCATCGGCGTGGGCGGCGGGTTCGGCGTCGCGTTCCCGGTCAGCGGCCGGTACGGCGTCCAGATCGGCGCCCAATTCGCGCAAAAAGGGGCCAGAAGGACGCAGCGAGCGGGTGACGTTGCCGTCAACGCCGACGTCACCTTCGAAAACCTCGACTTCACGGCGCTCGCGCGCATCTCGGCGGCGACGGTGGCGAATCTTCCGGTGTACGCGCTCGTCGGCCCCTACGCGTCCTTCGAGCTGGGTTGCCGCTTCGTGCTGGACGCCAGCGTCGGCGCCGAGGGCTTCACCGCCGGCGGCGATTGCCGGACCGCAAACCTCGACACCCAGTCGATCGACTTCGGGGTCTCGGGGGGGTTGGGCATCGAGATGGGCACGAGCGGAACCCGCATCACTGCCGGGCTCCTGTACAACTACGGAATTCAGGACATCGACAAGGTCGTGGGCGAGTCGGCCAGGCACCGGGTCCTCAACATTCATGTCGGGGTTGCCAGGACGTTCTGAGCGGGCGTTCCTGACGCGATTCGCAAGGGCGCCCGGCTGACGTGCAATGGTGGTGCTTTTCCCAGAGCACGGCCTGGAGCTGGGAGTGGCAGGCCTATCCGGGGGTATGGTTGTTCGTGGCCGCCATGGCCGCCGGCTACGCACGCTGGAGCGGAGTTGGGCTGCGAGACCGGCGCGCGCGCTGCTTCTACGCCGGCGTGCTCCTGCTCTGGGCCGCCTTCGACTGGCCGCTCGGTCCGCTGGGGGCTTCGTACCTGGCGAGCGCGCACATGGCCCAGTTCCTGCTGGTAGGGCTGATCGCGCCGGCGCTCCTGCTACTGGGGTTGCCGGCCCGTTTCTTCGACCGCATCGGCGAGCGCCCGCGCGTGCTCGCCTTCCTCTCCGACCTCACGCACCCGCTCGCGGCGTTCATGATCTACAACGTGATGATGACCGTCACCCACTGGCCGGGCGTCGTCGACACGCTCATGGCCACCCAGCCGGGGATGTTCGCGCTCGACATGGCGTGGCTCCTGGCCGGCCTGGTATTCTGGTGGCCGGTCCTCTGCCCGGTCCCGGACCGCAGCGGCTTCCATCCGCTGGCCAAGGTCGCGTACCTTGGCATCAACGGCATCCTCATCCGCCCGCCGTTCGCGATGATGGTGTTCTCGGAGTTCCCCATCTACGCCACCTATGAGCTCGCGCCCCCGATTCCCGGCACCACGGCGCTCGGGGATCAGCAGATGGCGGGCGCGGTGATGAAGGTGGGGCAGGGGTGGATCATGGGCATCGCGCTGGGGATCATCTTCTACCGCTGGTGGCTTGAGACGAGGCACGCCCGCAAGGTGAGGACCACGGCATGAGCGATTCCCACCTCCCGTTCCTGGGCGCCGCCCTGGCCAATCCCTACAAGGCCGCCCTCGTGATCGACGACTCGACATGCCGCTACCGCGATCTGCTCTCCGTGTCCGAGCGGGTGGCGCACTACCTCCTGCGCGGGCGCACCGACCTCAAGGAGGCCCGCATCGTGCTGCTGGCGCCCCCGGGCTTCCCGTACGTCGCCGCGCATTGGGGGATCTGGCGCGCGGGGGGCGTGGTGGTTCCGCTGGCGCTGGCGCATCCGACCCCGGAGCTGACCACGCTCATCGCGGACGCCGACCCCGAGCTGGTGCTCCTGCACCCCGAGACGAAGAAGAGGGCGATGCCGGCGGCGGAGGCGTGCGGCGTTCCCTGGGCCAACGTCGTGGATGCCCTCAGGAGCCCGCCCGGCACGCGCCTGCCGTCGCTGTTCGCGCCCCTGCCCAAC
It contains:
- a CDS encoding DUF4837 family protein, which codes for MRRYRLVVLSLCAFALPGCDKTVAWGEVNSIIVGASAELWEASGDAITDGLQPTIFTVRDERTFRITHQDPLASDWGLLREFRQVLLIGSAEDPWIAEALEAGPGPESPNPPEIFQLYDVWAIGQLVTVLLLSPGGGPDETEAHVDDLLALFDGQYRDYVHARMFVSGLDSLLADTLRTTGGFALELPVIYRWSREDSIFIFRNDNPDPSELIREVAVTWRSPIAETPTDGDMLDWRLSLSREYYADEQLVTEDVEPGLAVDDAAYEIHGIWESAPGAWPAAGPFLTRRKACPAQDRLYLIDSWLYAPGRDKYEYMLQLRYILDSFECEPTLPGEEM
- a CDS encoding DUF4837 family protein, coding for MMRLSGLAMLGACVLALAGCDKTGAYGDVNSIIVGTSMELWDEVGETVTTGLEPTIFTVRDERTFKITYQDPLAADWEILREFKQVLLIGTLEDPWIAEAMEESDVTNTERFGVPGVIQLIDVWARGQLVTALLLPPGGGAAEVEAHVGELLALFDGQYRTYARTRMFVSGRDSLLADTLRAVGGFALDLPRVYRWDYQDSVFIFRNDNPDPAELIREIAVTWRTPVAGPLADSAILDWRLSLTRAYYTDEQVVTEELAPGRDLSDDAYELRGIWESPPGAWPAAGPFLTRTKACPGQDRVYLLDSWLYAPGKDKYEYMLQLEYILDSFACEAEVPVAAM
- a CDS encoding Ig-like domain-containing protein, which produces MSETSPRSRTSLVALLLGAALWVVSCESPLAPELCGPLPDQTITVGGTVDVALCFRDPNGDALDFDAFISDPDIATVQLRGSTLTITAVSPGTAVVTVVASDPTGLEARQTFQVIVPDRPPTAVGTIDDRELMVGDSAVIDVRGHFAEPDGQPLRYSAAASDPNRVAVSVDGTAVTVVAVAKGTVVVTVTATDAGGLTATQTFEVTVPNRPPVAVDSIAAREVMVDHAHTLDVSPFFADPDDDPLTYAAAVSDEAVVEATVDASTLTLTGLAKGEATVTVTATDDEGLTAEQSFTVTVPNRPPAATDTIPSRMIYKTEADTLDLATYFADPDGDPLAWAAETSHTGVVALTLAAAGTLAITPLASGETLVTVTATDPDGLTASQSFTVTVPNRPPVATDTIPSRTIYKSEADTVDLTDHFTDPDGDPLTWAAAVSNGDVVALEVSSSDGTLILTPLSQGEAVVTVTATDPDGLSASQSFTVTVPNRPPAATDPIPAQTLYKRETAALDLVRHFNDPDGDALQVEIASSNSLVATATASGTTLTVRAGVTGEATLTVTVIDPGGLSARQSFTVTVLNRAPTATTPIPAQTLARGPSRRLDMGAHFDDPDGDALHYAASSSDPWVVRVRIDGSDLVLTAWSAGTATLTITATDPDGLSATQSAEVTVPAPPPEPDPGFEIQLGFGSGVSADVRSAMRSAAATWEAILRDNDFPDAAVNDTFSCRIDETEFEVELGYVDDLVIAVGAATGEAGGVVAQASLCAIRVADETPALGVILFDNTDAGRLAQAGNLVEVAMHEIAHVLGIGVGPKWHSLLANPSDALPDADTHFPGSRAVTAFNAAGGAGYTGGKVPVQNGGDDAHWRESVMGSENMTPALTVGEANPVSAITIRALADLGYHVNARLAQPYSVSPAAAAAVAEDAPAIDLRNDVYRGPIAEIDGEGNIIRTRRPT
- a CDS encoding AI-2E family transporter, which produces MISDSTRFQNRFLLVLALGISLLFLLMIRQFLVAILLAAVFSAMTRPLYLRLAAGMRGRERAAAVTTLLLVLVILVAPAIAFLGLVVSQAVDVSQAAATWVRGNMDLVESIEARLLEIPLVGDFLPDRERIVSLAGQLAQSAGGVLVDSLTAATLGTTNFLFQLFIMLYAMYFFLTSGPAILDRILHLIPLPSADEQRLLDRFVSVTRATIKGSLVIGVLQGGLAGLSFAVFGVPGAAFWATVMAVLSIVPALGTALVWVPAVVWLLATGQIAAGISIGLWCGLVVGTVDNFLRPRLVGRDARLPDLLILLSTFGGIVFFGAVGFILGPIVAALFVTVWEIFAEAYRDVLPEVRPRDEKVAETPPPDLPPEDDSVHI
- a CDS encoding SCO family protein → MTQANRSGLSGPIPRRARPLAAVSVSLLALSLSAACAPGAGSSPDAEFQGEPLPIVIERPDFTLTDTEGRPYSFLEETRGRVALLFFGYTWCPDVCPIHMANIGQAMKSIPTEDRHRVEVVFVSTDPARDTPERIREWLDVFDRSFVGLRGTLEEVNRIQNQVLLPASLLDEPDEDGNYLVGHAASVLAFSADGPARLRYPFGTRQAAWAHDLPRLMEQSGSGP
- a CDS encoding copper chaperone PCu(A)C translates to MNPSLRRCLVVLLAAAACDTPEPRWVSTSGDGVLEVSEAFASESVTGETSAVYFALRNRGPLDDTLEAIVVEGAGSARIHESGERDGIRVMAPLSALPLPARQVTRLVPGGTHVMLLDLARRPVAGDSLRGILRFRSGREISLRAEVHGLTELEDIVDESTRRTAG
- a CDS encoding outer membrane beta-barrel protein, with the translated sequence MTRVSPWVKYAAFCLAAALGPAVAAGQELPSEVRIDLYMVRAERHIQNQDWPAALEALDVVVLLQADAGMETPAELWFTHARAALGAGFPDAAITSATRYLQEVGRGGENYDSALVLLDEAMNRAQGDPAPVVPRAQQPVPAPAPAPPAAPPPAATPPPAATPPPAATPPPAATPPPAAAPAPPAAPAPAVQPAGATGGLTVLFPLIAMNASTMAFTSSGPASIGASQIIGVGGGFGVAFPVSGRYGVQIGAQFAQKGARRTQRAGDVAVNADVTFENLDFTALARISAATVANLPVYALVGPYASFELGCRFVLDASVGAEGFTAGGDCRTANLDTQSIDFGVSGGLGIEMGTSGTRITAGLLYNYGIQDIDKVVGESARHRVLNIHVGVARTF
- a CDS encoding cytochrome c oxidase assembly protein; amino-acid sequence: MQWWCFSQSTAWSWEWQAYPGVWLFVAAMAAGYARWSGVGLRDRRARCFYAGVLLLWAAFDWPLGPLGASYLASAHMAQFLLVGLIAPALLLLGLPARFFDRIGERPRVLAFLSDLTHPLAAFMIYNVMMTVTHWPGVVDTLMATQPGMFALDMAWLLAGLVFWWPVLCPVPDRSGFHPLAKVAYLGINGILIRPPFAMMVFSEFPIYATYELAPPIPGTTALGDQQMAGAVMKVGQGWIMGIALGIIFYRWWLETRHARKVRTTA